The Thalassotalea piscium sequence ACGCATCGTTTTTTCAACCATTTTTGAACGCCAAATTTGAGCATAGCCCATAAAGAAACGTTGATCTCCAGTTAAACCATCAATAACAGGTGCTTCTTTACCGTTTAACGAGGCTTTATAAGCTTTATAAGCAATAGTAACACCAGATAAATCACCGATGTTCTCACCCAAGGTAAGTTCACCATTAACATTTAGATCATCAAATACTTGATAGTTATTATATTGCTCAACTAATACTTCAGTGCGCTTTCCAAATTCAGCTAAGTCTGATTCTGTCCACCAGTTTCGCATATTACCTTCAGCATCATAACGGCTACCTTGATCATCAAACCCATGGCCCATCTCATGACCAATTACTGCGCCAATACCACCATAGTTTACCGCATCGTCAGCCGCCATATTGAAAAAAGGAGGCTGTAAAATTGCTGCAGGAAAAACGATCTCATTAACGGTTGGGTTATAATAAGCGTTAACTGTTTGTGGCGTCATGCCCCACTCCCAATCACGAATTGGACCACCTAGTTTTTCGATTTGCTTTTGGTGAGAAACTTTATTTGAACGAATACGGTTACCCACTAAGTCGTCAGCGTTAATTTCAAGTGCTGAATAGTCTTCCCATTTGTCAGGGTAACCAATTTTAGGAGTAAATGCGGCTAACTTAACTTGAGCTGCTTTTTTAGTATCTTCAGACATCCAATCAAGTTCATTGATTGATTCTCCGTAAGCACTGCGTAAATTTTCCACTAACTGACTCATGCGTGATTTTGCTTCAGGTTTAAAGTGACGCTTAACGTAAACCTTACCAATAACTTCACCTAGGTTGCTGTTTACAACTGCTACACCGCGCTTCCACATAGGGCGTTGTTCTTCACGTCCGCTTAACTGTTTTGAAAAGAAGTCGAAGTTTTCTTTATCTAGTGCTGTTGTTAATGAGCCTGCAAAAGTACTTAAGGTGTGGAATGTTTGATATGTTTTCCAATCTTCGAGTGATACTTGTGCAAATGTCTCACCAAAACCCTTAACAAAACTCGGTTGGTTGATAATAATATCTTTTTGTTTTTCAACACCCTGGGCTGTTAAAAAGGCATTCCAATTAAACGTGTCAGTTAAGGTGTTTAAATCTGCTACAGCAAACTTATTATAACGCTTAGCACTGTCGCGCGATTCAACACGGGTCCAATGGTAATCGGCTAACTTAGTTTCTAAGGCCATAATTGTTTGAGCCGCTTCGCTGCCGTTTTCTAAACCCGCTAAGTTATACATATTTTCAATGTGTTTAATGTAGCCTTCACGTAATTTTACAAAACGTTCAGCGTCATTAAAATAATAGTCTTTATCTGGTAAGCCTAATCCACTTTGCCAAATGTGTGTAGCGTAACGAGATGAGTCTTTTGCATCAACACTGATATAGAAAGCAAGAGGGCTTGAAATGCCAGAGGCTTGGTATTCACCAAAAAATGTGGCTAATTCGTCTTTGTTTTTAATCGCTGCAATCGTATCAAGAATACCTTGAATAGGTTTGATACCCAAAGAGTCACGTGTTTCAGTGTCTATGTATGAACGAAATAAGTCTGCAACTTTTTGTTCATCGCTTCCCTCTTTTAAGTTTTTTGTTGCTGCTAATTCTTCGATAATTGCTTTAACATTATCATCAGCAGTATCTCTTAAGTCGTAAAAAGAGCCAACAGCCGTTTTATCACCTGGAATAGTTGTATTTTTTAACCAACCACCATTGATATAACGATAAAAGTTATCTTGTGGACGAACAGACTTGTCCATATTAGCTAAGCTAATACCTGTGGTAAGAGCTGACTTTTGTAAAGCAGGTGCTTCAGATGTTTTTGTTGTAGTTTGTTCTGCAGTGTTACAACCCGATATTAAAAGTAGGGAAGAGCAAACAGCACTTGTTAGCATTAATTTCATTTGTAGTACTCATATTAATACCAATATTTTAATTGAGTGATATTTTCTATTTTTATATAACTAACGTTAGACACTAAATTAAGTATATTGGTTTGGGCGAAAAATTAAGTTCATGGTTTGGTAGATTTAACAAAACCATAGAAAATATATAGTAAAGGCTGCAGGTTAATATTGCTACCAACCGAAACATATCTTTACATTTATGCGTACCGATGTTTGTACAAATAAATAATTTACTAACGTTGATTTAAAATTATTTCAAAGCGAGTGCCAACTGGAGAGTCAACTAATGTTATCTGACCTGACAATGTAGTTTCTAATAAGCTTGAAATTATTGGTAAACCTAAACCGCTACTACCTTCTTTTGCTTTGGTGGTGAAGTAAGGTTCAAATACTTTTTGCTTGTTTACTTTGGGGATTCCATTACCATTGTCCTGATAATTAATGATTATTTGCTTTCCTTTTTGACTTGCGCTAATAAATACTTTGCCTTTAGTTTTACCGGCAAAACCATGAATAATACTATTCTCAATTAATTGATGTAACACTTTCCAAATTGCATTTTTATTTGCAGTAAGCAATATTTTATCGGTTTCCATTTCGATACTATAATGTTTGGGTAAGTTGACTAAACTCGCTTTAAGTTCATTTAATAACGTGTCAAGTTCAAAAGTAACTTGGTAGTTATCTTCGAGGGTACTTAGGTCATTAAATTGTTCGAGTAAAGCCGAAGTGAGTATTAGTTTTTCATGGCTTAATTTAAGACTATCGGCAATAATGGATGTCGTTCTTTCCATTTCTGAACGACTTAGTTTATTAGCTTGAACAGCTTGCTGTAGTTTTTGAATTTGTTGCTCAGCAGTGCCAATTGAGGTTAATGCAAGAGAAACGGGCGTGTTAATTCTGTTAGCTAAACCAACCACTAAGCTTTTAGTGGTTTGCAACTTTTCACTGAAAATATGTTTTAAATGGTCATCGTTTTGCTGTTTTAATAGCTTTTCTAAATTATTATTAGCTCGCTCTAGCTCTATATTACGCTGATCAATAGTATGGCTTAAACGGGTATTTGCTTGAAGTAATTGTTGCTGTGTTTCATGGCTTTCAAAGACGATGGCAGCTAAATTAGCGCTTACTTCAATAAAATGTAGGTCTTTATTGGTTGGCGCTTTGGGTTCTTGGTAGTACATGGCAAATGTACCAAAAACCTTACCACTCGAGCCGATAATAGGCTCAGACCAGCAAGCTTGTAAATTAGCAAACAAGGCGAGTTCTCGGTATTGAGCCCAATAAGGGTGAGTTTTTATGTTTTCAACAATAACGCGTTCTTTTTTGTAGGCTGCAGTTCCACATGAGCCAACGCTTGAACCAATATGAACGCCGTCTAAAGCATCACAATAAAACTTAGGTAAGGAAATTGAAGCAATAGGGTGTAAGGTGTTAGTTTCGTTATCAAGTTGTAATACAGAACAAATCATATCTTTGTTATATAATTGTGCTTTTTCACATAGAGTTTTGAGAATAAAATCAAGCTTTTCACCTTGCGCTGTCATTCGTAAAACTTCATTTATTCCTTGCTCTAAGCTACTGCTGTGCTTTAATGATTCGATCTCTAATAAGAGCTTTTTGTCATTAATTGCTACATTAGATTTTTCCATATGACCGCGCGAGATCTCTCTTGATAGTAATGAGTTTAATGCTAGGGCGTGTTGAACTTTTGAGTACAAATTTTGTATGAATTATACATGGTTTAATTGAGGCGTAGCGAGTAAAGTGTAGTTATACTACATAAATGAGCTAGAACGAAAAGTAAATCATGTTTAAACGTATCCGTAGGACAGCGCCTCTTTGGTTTTTCTACGGCGTTTTTACTTATTTATGGGGAACAACCCCATTACATAAGTTCAGCCTTGTATAAACACCAAATAAATCGCTGCAAAAATGTACAGCAAAGATCAACACCCCCTAGCATCATTTATTGTGGTTATCGCTTTGAGTATCAATAAAAATACTTTTTACGATGAATTTAATGATGGTAAATTAATTTTTAAACGTAAATAGTGCCGACTGTGTTATCCTTTTGCAATATTTATTCGTGTAAATTTTTACACCTTAACTGGTTAATATTACGGTCAATGTTTCAACCTGTCAGTTTTTTTATTGGTTTACGTTACAGCAAAAGTAGAAGTCGTACTGGCTTTGTTTCTTTCATTACCTTTTTTTCCATCGTTGGCATTTTATTAGGTGTCGCTTCATTGATCACTGTTGTATCGGTAATGAATGGTTTTGAGGGAGAACTTAAAAAGCGTATTTTGGGTTTAGTTCCTCATGTGTTAGTGGCAACAAAAGATCAATCCCCGTTCGAGCAATGGCAACCCTTTAGAGAAGAGTTGTTAACTGTTAAACATGTAAAACAGGTTACACCGCTTATTGAAAGTGAAGCACTTGTTCAATCGACAAGTGCCATTCGAATGATATTAATGCAGGGACTAATTCCAGAATTTGAACAGCACAATATTGTTGCAAATAGAATGACCTACGGACAGTTACACGATTTGAATACGCATAGATTTTCTGTGGTCATGGGGGAATCTCTCGCGCGAGAACTTAAAGTAGATATAGGTGAGAAAGTGAGATTGTTATTGCCAAATAAAACGGTTTTCACACCTATGGGGCGTATGCCAATGCAGCGAACGTTTACTTTAGTGGGCTTATTTAATGTGGGCTCTCAAGTTGATGACTCTATGGTGTACTTAACCAGCGAAAGCGCAGCTAAAATGTTAAGGCGCCAAGATAATGATATTAGTCAGCTTCGACTTTATTTAGATGACGCATTCAATGTAGATTATGTTATTGCTGATCTAAAGCAAAAGTTTCCACAGTTTAAATTTACCTCATGGAAAGTTTCACAAGGCAGCTTATTTGGCGCTGTAAAGATGGAAAAAAATATGATGGGACTAAGTTTAGCGCTTATTATTGCTGTTGCAGCATTTAATATAGTGTCAGCTTTAGTCATGGTGGTTATTGATAAACGCGGCGAAATTGCTATTTTACAAACCTTTGGCATGACCCGTTATAACATTGTTAAAATATTTATTAGCCAAGGTATGATTAATGGACTGTGGGGCACATTATTTGGTGTAGTTCTCGGTGTTCTTTTAGCACTTAACTTAAATGCTTTACTATCGGCACTTGGTTTAAGTTTACTGGGCGGCGGCTCACAAGAATTACCGATAGCGCTTAATAGTTTGCATGTGTTGGTTATCGCATTTTCAGCGATAGCAATGAGTTTTTTAGCCACGCTATACCCTGCATATCATGCGTCTAAAACATTGCCTGCTGAGGTGCTACGAAATGAGTAATAATATGAGTGTTAGTTTGCAATGCATTGGTTTATCTAAAGCTTATAATCAAGGCCCTGTAGAAACCAAAGTCTTAAATGGATTGGATTTAGATGTACAACAAGGAGAGCTTCTCGCAATTGTTGGCAGTTCTGGTTGCGGTAAAAGTACCTTTTTACATTTAGCCGGAGCACTTGATACTGCAACTAGCGGTCAAGTACTTATTAACGGAGTAGACATTGCTAACTTATCTGAAAATGAAAAAGCTCAGTTACGCAATAAACACATTGGCTTTGTTTATCAATTTCATCATTTAATGATGGATTTTACCGCACAAGAAAATGTAGCTATGCCATTATTGATCCGCGGAGAGTCTGCTAAAAGAGCAAAAACACTTGCTGATGCAATGTTAGCAAAAGTTAACTTAAGCCATAGAGGTCATCATTTACCTTCTGAGTTATCAGGCGGAGAAAGGCAACGTGTCGCTATAGCTCGGGCATTAGTGACTGAGCCTTCATTAGTATTAGCTGATGAACCTACTGGTAACTTAGATTTCGATACAGCTGAGCAAATTTATCAATTATTAAGAGAGCTAAATCAGCAATTACAAACAAGCTTTGTTATTGTAACTCACGACTTAACCTTAGCAGCCAGAATGGATCGGCAATTACGTTTGGTACACGGACAATTGTCTTCTATTGAAACGGTAGCAAAGTAGTGATGTTAAATTCGTTAAGTTTTTTCTTAGGTGCTCGGTATATTAAAAGCCGTCAAAACAATGGATTTGCTTCTTTTATTTCAGCGTCTTCAACTATTGGTATTGCACTTGGCGTTACCGTATTAATTGTAGTGTTATCAGCAATGAATGGTTTTGAGCGTGCACTGGCTAAACACCTACTCTCTGTAGTACCTCATGTTGAACTTATTGGTGTTAATAAACCTATTACTAATTGGCCTGTTGAAGCTAAGTTGATTAATCAACATCCAGACGTTATCGCTATTGCACCTTTAATTAAAGCACAAGGGATGATGCAAAAAAAGGAACAACTTAAAGGCGTTGAACTTAGAGGTGTCGATATTGGGCTTGAACATCAGGTATCTGCAATAGGGCAGTATATTACTGATGGGCGATGGCAAGACTTATCAAGAAATAATACGGTAGTGATAGGCTCTGGAATTGCACAAAAGCTTGGTTTAACAGTTGGTGATAAAGTACAAATATTGTTACCTGATCAAACCAAAGAGCATAATGGTGTAAAAGCCGATCTTGCTCAGCAATTTGCTGCGCCAATTAAACGGCAGCTAGAAGTTGTGGGTATCTTTAATTTTGGTGGTGCTATTGATCAAAGTCAGAGCTATATTTCACTTGCGCTTGCTCAAGACTTACTAGGCTATCAAATGGATCAGGTACAAGGCTTAAGATTAACGGTTACTGACGTGTTTAGAGCGCCGCGTATAGTTAGAGAAGCTGCCGCAAAAACAGACCATTACCTGTATATTTATGACTGGACTCATGTTCACGGTAGCTTATTCAATGATATTCAACTGGTACGAATGGTAATGTATATTGTCTTGGTTTTAGTAATAGCTGTTGCCAGTTTTAATATTGTGTCTACGTTGATCATGATAGTGAATGAAAAAAAGGGCGATATTGCTATTTTAAAAACAATGGGGGCGAGTAATCGTACCATTATGTTAACTTTTATGTTGCAAGGCACTGTTAATGGTGTAATTGGTTGTGTTGTAGGTGGCTTATTAGGGTGTTATTTTGCGCTAAATTTAACCGATATAATCACAGTAATTGAAACTACTTTACAAACTAAATTTTTATCTTCAGATGTATACTTTATCGACTTTTTACCAAGTTATTTACAAAGCTCAGACGTAATTATCACTATTACTATTGCCTTGTTTTTAAGCCTAGTTGCTACTATTTACCCTGCTTGGCAAGCGACTAAAATTGAACCAGCCCAAGTGTTAGGACAAATATAAGGGTAATTTGAAATGATGTTTTAAGTGACGCTCTCAACAAGAGTTAAGATCAGCGATCTTGTCTTTTTTTCCACTCTTTATTCACAGAGTAGCGCCATAAACCTAAAATACCAAAATAACCTAAACACGCAAACACCGTCGCTAACACAATACACCCGAGTAAAAATGAAGGACCAATAGTTGAAAGGCTGTTAACAACCCATTGCCAATTAGCTTCAAACACAAACTCTTGTTTTGAACTACCTAAAATCCATGTTCCAACAACATAACAACAGTAGAAAATAGCTGGCATTGTCAACGGGTTAGTGATCCAAACTAAAGCGATTGATAGTGGTAGATTAGAATGTACTATAATAGCTACACCAGCTGCTAATACCATTTGAAAAGGCACAGGGATAAACGCAAAAAATAAACCTACAGCAAAGGCTTTAGCTACAGAGCGACGGTTTAAGTGCCATAAATTACCATTATTTAGCAAGTCACCAAAAATTTGTAAGTGCTTATTAGACTTGATCTTTTGGTGGTCTGGCAGAAAGCGTTTTATCGTTTTTTTTGGCATATTTTCACTAAATTAGGATAAGTAATCACTATGGATTGGTGGCTAGTTACATTTTTTATCGGGGCTATATTCTCACTAATATTGCCAATAGAGCCAGCATTATTTTATGTTGGTTTGCTTATTTTATGCTTCTTGCTTGCTTATATCAATCAATCTACTCGCAGATACTCAGCACTTTTATTAGGTTGTGCATGGGTGTTATTCATTGCGAGTCAATATCAACAAATTTGGTCAACTAATCAACTTAATTCTAGCATGCTTGCCTATCAAGAGGTATTAGTGCATGGAGAAGTTAATACCATACCAGCATGCGAAGCGCAGCGTTGTCGGTTTAACTTTATTGCTCATCAATTAAATAGTCAGGTACTAAAGCAGCCTATAAGTATTAGATTAAGTTGGGATAGCCCAACACAGCAGCTTCAACAAGGGCAGCATTGGCAATTTTTTGTTAAATTTAAACCCGCACATGGTTTAGCTAATGAGGGAGGCTTTAGTTATCAGACTTGGTTACGCCGTTATAATATACATGCAACTGGCTATGTAAGAAAAAATAAAAAACACCAATTAATTAGCAATGTAATTAACCATAGACAGCAGCAATTTTCGACATTTAAGGCTGTGCTACCTAGTCATAATCTCTCTGCAATTATACAAGCGCTAACATTTGGTGAACGCAGTAGTTTAAATAAAGATCATTGGCAGATATTACAACATACACAAATTCAGCATTTAATTGCAATATCAGGTTTGCATATAGGCATTGTTGGTGGCTTCAGTTATTTTTTAATATTAGCGATAATACGGGCGTTTCCTTTGCATAAATTAATGTCGAGGTTTACATATTCTAATCAACAAACAGCAGTTACTTTAGGTAAACTTTTAAACCGTAATATACGTATTTTTGCCCTACTCTTTAGTGCGGGTTGTGCCGGTTATTATGCGTATTTAGCAGGGTTCTCTGTACCCACATTGCGTGCACTAGTAATGATCTATTTGTTCCTATTCTTTCGATTAATGGCTATCAATATTAGCGTATTGAGTTGGTTAGCTCTTTCATTGTTTATTATTGTATTGTTGATGCCAATGAGCTTAATATCAATGAGTTTTTGGCTCTCTATTTATGCTGTTGTCTGTATTTTTTTTATTATTTGGCGCTTCAATAAGCTTTTCTCTTATCATCAAAAAGAAAAAGATACTTTATTCGCTTATCTATTTAAAAAATGTCGGCAGTTATTATATTTGCAAGTAATGTTAACTTTGTTAATGCTGCCATTGGCAACGCTGTTGTCTGGGCAAGTCTCTTTTGTGGCTGTTTTAGCAAACCTAGTAGCTGTGCCATTAGTGAGTATTATTATTCTACCTTTATCTATTTTTGCATTACTTATAAGTACAATTTCTACAGTTTTAGCCATTTTTGTTATTGATATTGTATTAGTTATCTTATCGTGGCTTTGGCAATATTTAACTTTTTTAGCAGAGCTACCATGGGCTGTAGTGAATTTATCGCATACCCATTGGTGTTTTATTTTTATCGCGGTTGTTTGCATTATTTTCTCGTTTGTTATTACCCCAAAACAACGAAAATGGATGGCGCTGCCGTTAATATTAATTGTTGCTAATATTTCTGTACTAGGTTTTAAATCGAAAAGTGAATGGACAGTTAAAGTGATGGATGTTGGTCATGGCCTTGCAGTTATCGTTGAAAAAAACCAACGTATTTTACTTTATGATACTGGAGCAAGTTATCCAAGCGGATTTTCAATGGCAGAGTCGGTACTATTACCTTACTTTCAAGAGAATGGTGTACAGCAACTCGATTGGTTAATTATAAGCCATGATGATAATGATCATGCTGGCGGTTTTATTGAATTACACGAACAATTGCTTATTTCAAATCTTATGACCAATGATAAAGCGATTAATGCCAGCCATCGTTGTATTGCTGGTAATAGTTACCAATGGCAGCAATTAACGCTTGATATAGTATCTCCTGGCGAAATTAAAGGTGCTGATAATGATGACTCTTGTGTGGTGCGTATTTCTGATCAGCATAACAGCGTGTTGCTAACGGGTGATATCAGTCAAAAAGTAGAAAAGTTATTAGTGAGTAAACTTCAGGCTAACAGTAAAGATATTACTGACAGTTATTTGGCGTCTAAAGTATTGGTTGCACCACATCATGGCTCAAAAACATCATCAAGCACTGCATTTATTAAAGCTATTGCGCCGGACTATGCTGTATTTAGTGCTGGTTTTTTAAATCATTGGCGCATGCCCGCTAACACTGTTGTAGAGCGATATCAAAAGCTTAATGTTAATGTGCTTAATACTGCTGATAGCGGAATGATAACATTCCAAATGCGAAGCAAAGGGATTGAGGTAAGCCGTTATCGATTTGACGATTGGCCATACTGGTTTGCAAATTAGCAGGTTTATCGCTTGGTTAGTACGATAATTAAGGCTAAAATAATTGAATTATTAATGAATTACTGATTTACGGGCTTATTGAGAGACTTAATGTCAGCTATCCCAGAACTAAATAAACAAACAGAGCACCAACAATTACCAATATCAACTTGGCAAAACTTTAAGCGGTTAATGACATACGCCAAAGTTTACAAAGCAGGTTTCATCGTTTCTATTATTGGTATGTTAAGTTACGCCGGTGTTGATTTACTTTTTTTATCAAAATTGCAGCCTTTAATTGATGATGGCTTGACTGGTGCCGATCCTAATTTTATGAAATGGGCACCCTTGTTCGTTATTGTCTGTTTTATTGTGCGTGGCGTAAGTCACTTTATTGCTAACTACTGTTTAGCTTGGGTGGGTAATCATGTAGTTGCAGATTTAAGGCAGCATATATTTGAACATATTATGACCATGCCAGTAAGCTTTCACGATAAAGAGTCTACAGGTACGTTAATTTCAAAGTTAACGTACGACACCGAACAAGTGCTAAATGCGACCAGTAAAGCATTACTGACTTTAGTTCAGCAAGGTGTTTTTGTTATCGGTTTAATTGCGATGATGTTTTATTTTAGCTGGCAGCTCTCGGCAATATTTTTACTTATTGTGCCACTTATTGCGCTTATTATTACTCAAGTTTCTCGACGTTTTCGCAAAGTAAGTAAAGACATTCAAGGCGCTATGGGCGAAGTAACTACGGCAGCCGAACAAACATTTAATGGTCACAAGGTCGTATTAACTTTTGATGGTCAACAACGTGAATTTGACCGTTTTAATGTAATTAATAAAAATAATCGCCAGCAGCGCATGAAAATGGTTATTGCACGAGCTGCTAGCGTACCTGTAATTCAAATTATTGCATCGTTTGCACTCGCCTTTATTTTATACATAGTAACCACGCCCGAATTGTCAGATATTAAGCCTGGTGCTTTTATTGCGGTAGTTACTTATATGACTATGTTAATGAATCCGTTAAAGCAATTAACCAATGTTAATAGTGAATTTCAGAAAGGAATGGCCGCCTGTTCAAGTATTTTTGAAGTGTTAGATCAAGCATCCGAAAATGACACAGGAACATTACCGCTAGTAAAAGCTAAAGGTAATTTAGCCTTTGAAAAGGTTGATTTCTCTTATGAAGGTGACGATAAACTAGCACTTAAGCAATTAAGCTTTAGTGCCAATGCTGGCGAAACAGTGGCCCTAGTTGGACGTTCGGGCAGTGGTAAAAGTACAGCGAGCTCATTATTACTTCGTTTTTACGATGCCACAGCTGGTAAAGTATTGATTGACGGTGAAAATATTCTCAACTTTAAATTGAAAGATTTACGTAAACAGTTTGCCTATGTTTCTCAGCATGTCGTGCTATTTAACGATTCATTGGCTAATAATATTGCCTATGGCAAACCGCATGCTACTCGCGAAGAAATAATCGATGCAGCAACTAAAGCCCATGTTATGGAATTTGCAAATAAACTACCCAAAGGATTAGACACTAATATTGGTGACAATGGCGCATTGCTCTCGGGAGGACAACGTCAGCGTGTTGCTATTGCTCGGGCACTTTTATGTGATGCACCATTCTTAATTCTTGATGAAGCCACCAGTGCTTTAGACACTGAATCTGAGCGTCATATTCAAGATGCGCTGCGTCTTTTACAACAAAACCGCACTAGCATTGTTATTGCTCATCGATTATCAACAATTGAAAGCGCGGATAAAATTATTGTAATGGAGCAAGGAGAAATTGTAGAACAAGGCGATCATGCCTCACTTATTGCTAAAGACGGTGCTTATGCACAATTACACCGTTTTCAATTTGGATAAGCGTATTGAATACATTAACTGAGCAGAAGGTGAACAATGCGACTCATTGAAAAAGTATGGTTTCATCAACATGCGGCTAAGTGGTTGCTAGTGCCTTTATTATTACCTTTTTCTTTACTGTTTTA is a genomic window containing:
- the msbA gene encoding lipid A export permease/ATP-binding protein MsbA, translating into MTYAKVYKAGFIVSIIGMLSYAGVDLLFLSKLQPLIDDGLTGADPNFMKWAPLFVIVCFIVRGVSHFIANYCLAWVGNHVVADLRQHIFEHIMTMPVSFHDKESTGTLISKLTYDTEQVLNATSKALLTLVQQGVFVIGLIAMMFYFSWQLSAIFLLIVPLIALIITQVSRRFRKVSKDIQGAMGEVTTAAEQTFNGHKVVLTFDGQQREFDRFNVINKNNRQQRMKMVIARAASVPVIQIIASFALAFILYIVTTPELSDIKPGAFIAVVTYMTMLMNPLKQLTNVNSEFQKGMAACSSIFEVLDQASENDTGTLPLVKAKGNLAFEKVDFSYEGDDKLALKQLSFSANAGETVALVGRSGSGKSTASSLLLRFYDATAGKVLIDGENILNFKLKDLRKQFAYVSQHVVLFNDSLANNIAYGKPHATREEIIDAATKAHVMEFANKLPKGLDTNIGDNGALLSGGQRQRVAIARALLCDAPFLILDEATSALDTESERHIQDALRLLQQNRTSIVIAHRLSTIESADKIIVMEQGEIVEQGDHASLIAKDGAYAQLHRFQFG